The sequence below is a genomic window from Kitasatospora kifunensis.
GCGCCACCGTGGACGAGACGCTGCGCGGCCTGCCCGGCGAGATCAGCTGCCGGGTGCCCGGCTTCGACGCCGACGCGCTGATCGGCGGTTTCGCCGCCTGGCAGCTGGAGCGGTTCGTGCAGCTGGCGATCGTCGCCACGCGGCAGGCCGTCGCGGATGCGGGCCTGGACCCGCACTCCTGGGACGGCGCGCGAGTCGGCGTGGTGCTCGGCAACTCACTCGGCGGAGCGGAGGCCTTCGAGCGACAGCACCAGGCACTGTTGAAGAGCGGTCCGACCAAGGTCTCTCCGCTGCTGATCCCGATGTACATGGTGAACATGGCGGCGGGCTACGTGGCGATCGACTGCGGCGCCAAGGGGCCGAGCCTGGTCACCGCCACCGCCTGCGCGTCCGGAACCACAGCCGTGGGTACGGCCCGCGAGCTGCTCCGCTCCGGCGCCTGCGATGTGGTGCTGGCCGGCGGCAGCGAGTCGGCACTGACTCCGGTGGTGCTCGCCGGGCTGGGCAAGATGGGCGCCCTCTCCAAGCGGCAGGACGATCCACTCGCCGCCTCCCGCCCCTTCGACGCCGCCCGCGACGGGTTCGTCCCGGCCGAGGGAGCGGGGGTGCTGGTGCTCGAGCGGGCATCCGACGCCCGAGCCCGCGGCGCCCGGATCCACGCCGTGGTCCGCGGCTACGGCGCTGCCACCGACGCCCACCACGCGACCGCTCCGGAGCCCGAGGGCCGCGGCATCGAACAGGCGCTGCGGGCCGCGCTGCTGGACGCCGGCGTGTCCGCCACCGAGGTGGACCACGTGAACGCGCACGGCACCTCCACTCCGCTGAACGACGTCACCGAGGGCCGGATGCTGAGCCGGGTGCTCGGCAGTCGGCCGGCGGTGACCTCGACCAAGGGCGCGATCGGCCACACCCTGGCGGCGGCCGGGGCGATCGAGGCGGCGTATGCCGCGCTGACCCTGCAGCACGGTCTGGTACCACCGACCGCCAACCTGCGCGAGCAGGACCCGGGTATCGACCTCGACATCGTTCGCGGCCAGGCCCGCCGGACCCGGGTCGAGGTCGCGGTGAGCACCTCACTCGGCTTCGGCGGCCACAACGCGGCACTGGTTCTCACCGCAACCTGACGAACCGTCAAAAACTGACCATCAAAACCGATTTCCACCTCTTTATCATCACCAAGGGAGAATCCCCATGAGCAAGCTGCAGAAGATCCGCCTGGTCGCCCTGGACAGCGACGGCGTGCTGCTGAACGACACCTACAGCCCGGTGATCGAGCGCTTCGTCACCAAGCACGGCGGCCAGTACACCGCCGCCGTCGAGCGCGGGGTCTGGGGCTCGCCGCAGCTGGCCGCCGGCCAGAACATGGCGCTCGCCTGCAAGCTGCCCTGGTCCGGCAAGGAGACCATCGACGCCTTCTTCGAGGAGCGCGCCGAGTACCTCAAGGAGAACCCGGTCCAGGTGACCGAGGGTGCCGAGCAGCTGCTGGCCACGCTGCGCGAGACCGATGTCCGGGTGGTCTGCTACGGCGGCCGCAACCGCGAGTACAGCTTCGACACCTTCCTCGGCGGGCTGGCCGAGTACTTCGACAAGGAGACCCCGTACGTCGATGTGAACGACTTCCGCCCGGGCACCAAGGAGATCATCAAGCAGTTCGGCTACCAGCCGGCCGAGGTGCTCTTCGTCGACGACATCAACCGGGTGGCCGAGGTGACCAAGGCCCTGGGCGCCGGCTTCCTCGGTGTGCCGGCCAGCCTGCCGCACAACTTCCAGCGCCAGGAGATGGTGGAGACCGGCGTGCGCTACACGGTCGACGACATCCGGGACATCAACCTGGACCTGCTCGCCAAGCTGGACGAGGAGCTGGCCGCCGGCACCCTGTGGGACGGGCGGAAGTGACGGTCGGCCCAGCTGACCGCTAACGCCGAACGGGGGATATGAAATGAGTCGATCAGTCTTCATCACCGGGGGCAACCGCGGTATCGGGCTCGCCACCGCCAAGGCGTTCGCGGCCGCCGGGGACCGGGTGGCGGTCGGTACCCGTAGCGCCGAGGCCCCGCAGGGCCTGCTCGGGATCCGGTGCGATGTCACCGTCCCGGGCGACCCGGAGCGGGCGATCGGTGAAGCCGTGGCCGCCCACGGGCCGATCGAGGTGGTCGTGGCCAACGCCGGCATCACGCTGGACACCCCGATGCTGCGGATGTCCGACACGCAGTTCGACACCGTGCTGCGGACCAACCTGACGGGTGCCTTCGCCACCGCCAAGGCCGCCGCGCGCAGCATGCTGCCGACCCGCAAGGGCCGGATCGTGCTGGTCTCCTCCGCACTCGGCTTCCTCGGCTCGCCCGGGCAGACCAACTACGCCGCTGCCAAGGCCGGTCTGCTCGGTCTGGCCCGCTCGCTGGTCTGGGAGCTGGGGGATCGCGACATCACGGTGAACGTGGTCGCCCCGGGGATCATCGAGACCGACATGACCGCGCCGCTCTCCGAGAAGCGGCTGGCGAACCTGATGCAGATGACCCCGCTGGGGCGGCTGGGGACGGCCGACGAGGTGGTCGCCGCGATCAGGTTCCTGGCCAGCGACGAGGCGAGCTACATCACCGGTGCCGTGCTACCGGTCGGCGGCGGGATCGGGATGGGGCTGTAGCCGGGTGCTGCCGCCGGGACCGGTGATGCACCGGTCCCGGCGCGGCGCCCGCTCTGCCCCAGCCCTCCCAGGTGGCCGACCAAGAGCTGCCTGAGGCCAAGTCAAACGAAGACAGAGAGAACGTTCATGGCAAATCTGAACAGACGCCGGATGATGCTCGGTGCCGCCTCGTTGGCCGGCGGCGCCACCCTGGCCACCACGATCGGCGGCCGGGCGAGCGCCGATGCGCTGCCGTCCAACGCGGTGGGCACGGTCGACGGGGCCGGCGTGAACTCGATGTTCCCCGCCGTCACCGTGCAGCCCAGCGACGCGCGGTACGGGCAGCTCGTCCTCGGCAACAACCAGCGGTGGCAGGCCCAGCCCGACAGCGTCCGGCTGGTCAGCACCGCGAGCCAGGCGCTGCAGGTGGTCCAGGAGGCCGTCTCGAACGGCAAGCGGATCACCGTGCGCGGTGGCGGCCACTGCTACGAGGACTTCGTCTCGAACTCCGACGTGAAGATCATCCTCGACATGTCCCGGATGTCGGAGATCTACTGGGACCCCGCGATGATGGCGTACGCGGTGGAGAGCGGCGCGCTGCTGCTCGACGTGTACGAGAAGCTGTTCAAGGTCTGGGGCGTCACGATTCCGGCCGGCTACTGCTACTCGGTCGGGGTCGGCGGCCACATCGCCGGCGGCGGCTACGGCCTGCTGGGCCGGCGCAACGGGCTCACCGTGGACTACCTGTACGCGGTCGAGGTCGTCACGGTGGACGCGACCGGAACGGCGAAGCTGGTGGTGGCCACCCGGGACCCGAACGACCCCAACCGCGAGCTGTGGTGGGCGCACACCGGAGGCGGCGGCGGTAGCTTCGGCGTCGTCACCCGCTACTGGTTCCGCTCCCCCACCAGCACCCCGCCGACCAGCGCCACCGACCCGACGACCCTGCTGCCGGCCCCGCCGGCCCAGGTGCTGCTCAGCACCGTCGTGCTGCCGTGGAGCAGCCTCACCCAGGCCGACTTCACCACCCTGGTGCGCAACTACACGGCCTGGTACGCCGCCAACAGCGCGCCGAACTCCCCTTACACCGCGCTCGGCAGCTATCTGATCCTGAACAGCAGCGCGAGCGGTGCGGTGACCATCCTCGCCCAGGTGGACGCGACGGTCTCGGGCGCGCAGCAGCTGCTCAGCAGCTTCCTGTCGGCGGTCACCGCCGGCGTCGCGGCCACCCCCTCGCCGATCCCGGCGCCACGCACCCTGCCCTGGCTGCGGGCCACCCGGATGCTGGGCACCAGCAGCCCCGTACTGACCAACCCGACGCTGCGCGGCGACCACAAGTCGGCCTACTACGCCGCACAGATACCCGATGCCCAGATCGCGACGCTGTACAAGTACCTGACGCTGAGCAGCTACTCGAACCCGAACGCCAACGTCGTGCTCCAGCCGTACGGCGGCCAGATCGGCGCGGCGGCCAGCGGCGACACCGCGATGCCGCACCGCTCCGCCATCCTCATCCTGCTGATGCAGGCGTTCTGGACGGACGCGGTGGACGACCCCACCCATGTGGGCTGGGTGCGGGCCTTCTACTCCGAGTTGTACGGAGCCACCGGCGGAGTGCCGGTGCCCAACGGCGTCACCGACGGGTGCTACATCAACTACCCCGACAGCGATCTGAACGATCCCGGCTACAACACCTCCCGGGTGCCCTGGTACACGCTGTACTGGAAGGACAACTACCCCCGCCTGCAGTTGGCGAAGGCGGCCTGGGACCCGACCAACGTGTTCCACCACACGCAGTCGATCCGGCTGCCGTCCTGACGGACCGAACTCCGGCCGGCGCTCCGCAGAGCAGTAACGGAGTGCCGGCCGGGCTGATCACCACCCAGACCACCAACCGGACCATCACCCGGACACCGCCTGTCATGAGCGCCGCCCGTCATGGCCACTCAGAGGGGAGTTGTTGTGCACGCCGACCCGATCGATTCCACCGCCACTGGTGAGCTGCTGTGGACACCGCCCGCGCAGCTGCCCGCGGACTCCACCCTGCGCGGCTACCTCGACTGGCTGCCCCAGCGCTTCCGCGGCACCGACATCACCGGCTCCTACCAGGAGTTGTACCGGTGGTCGGTCGACCACCTGGAAGACTTCTGGGCGAGTGTCTGGGAGTACTTCGAGGTGGCCGGCTCGCGGCCGGACCCCGAGGTGCTGCCCACCCGGGTGATGCCCGGCGCCCAGTGGTTCCCCGGCAGCCGGCTGAACTGGGCCCGGCACCTGCTCCGGAAGGCCGACGAGGGCCGCCCGGCCCTGATCTCGGTCACCGAGGGCGGCGCGCCGGTGGAGCTCTCCTGGGCGCAACTGCGCCGACAGGTGGGCGCGTTCGCCGCCTCGCTGCGCGATCTCGGGGTACGGCCCGGCGACCGGGTGGTCGGCTACCTGCCCAACATCCCGCAGGCGGTCGTCGCGCTGCTGGCCTGTGCGTCGATCGGCGCCGTCTGGTCGGCCTGCGGACCGGAGTTCGGCGCGGCCGGTGCGCTGGACCGGTTCGGCCAGCTCGAACCGGTCGTGCTGATCGCGGCCGACGGCTTTCCGAACGCCGGGCGGTGGACGGATCGGCGCTCGACGGTCGCGCAGCTACGCGACTCGCTGCCGACGCTGCGCCACACCGTCCACGTTCGCTACCTCCCCACGGGCGACCAGGCCCCGGCCGCCACGGCCGGCAAGCAGGACCGGGAGCGTGATCGGGAGCACGACTGGGAGGTGCTGGCGAGCGGCGAGAGCGAGCTCGACTTCGTCGACCTTCCCTTCGACCACCCGCTGTGGGTGCTCTACTCCTCCGGCACCACCGGGCGGCCCAAGGGGCTGGTCCACAGCCACGGCGGCATCCTGCTGGAGCAGCTGAAGACCTCCGGTCTGCAGCTCGACCTCAAGGCCGGCGACCGGTTCCTCTGGCACACCTCCACCAGCTGGATGATGTGGAACTACCTGCTGGCCGCGCTCCTGCAGGGGGCGGTGCCGGTGCTGTACGACGGCTCCCCCGGCTACCCCCGGATCGGCGCGCTGTGGCAGCTGGTGGACGACTGCCGGATCACCCATCTCGGTGTGAGCCCGAGCTATCTGATGGCCTGCCGCAAGGTCGGCCTGGTGCCGCGGGAGGCCTACCGGCTGACCTCGCTGCGCATGCTGGGCTGCACCGGCGCGCCCCTGCCCGCCTCCGGCTACCGCTGGGTCTACGAGGAGGTGAAGGCCGACCTCTGGCTCAACTCGACCTCCGGCGGCACGGACGTCTGTACCGCGTTCGTCGCGGGCAGCCCGCTGCTCCCGGTCCACTCGGGTGAACTCCAGGCCCGCGCCCTCGGCTGCCGGGTCGAGGCCTACGACGACCAGGGCCGCTCGGTGACCGGCACGGTGGGCGACCTGATGCTGACCGCGCCGATGCCGTCGATGCCCGTGTACTTCTGGGACGACCGGGACGGGCAGCGCTATCGCGAGGCCTACTTCGAGCAGTACCCGCGGACCTGGCGGCACGGCGACTGGTGCACGATCACCGAGCGGGGCAGCGTGCTGATCCACGGCCGCTCCGACTCCACCCTCAACAAGGGCGGCGTGCGGATGGGCTCCGCCGACATCCATGACGTGGTCGAGCGCCTCCCCGAGGTGGCCGACTCACTGGTGGTCGGCGTCGAACTGCCGGACGGCGGCTACTGGATGCCGCTGTTCGTCAAGCTCGCCGAGGGCGCCGAGCTGACGCCCGCACTGCGAAAGCGGGTCGGCACGGCGCTGCGCGAAGCACTGACGCCACGTCACGTACCGGACGAGGTGGTCGAAGTCCCGGGCGTGCCGCGGACCAAGACCGGCAAGCGCCTGGAAGTACCGGTGAAGCGGCTCTTCCTGGGCACGCCGCTCGAGAGTGCGGTCAACCTCGCAACGGTGGATCAGCCGGAGCTGATCCACTGGTTCGACGACTTCGCGCGGGCCCGGCTGGCAGGCAACTCCGAACAGACCGAGGGGGTTTGACATGACCGTACTGGATCAGGCCGAGCGTGATGCCCGGGGCCGGGTCGTGGAGCTGCACGAACTGCGTGCGGCGGTGCGGCGTGGTCCGAGCGAGAAGGCGACCGAAGCGCAGCACGCCAAGGGGAAGTTGACGGCGCGTGAGCGGATCGAGCTGCTGCTGGACGAGGGCTCGTTCCACGAGGTGGAGGCGTTGCGTCGGCATCGGGCGACGGGTTTCGGGCTGGAGGCCAAGAAGCCGCACACCGATGGTGTGATCACCGGTTGGGGCACGGTGCACGGGCGTACGGTGTTCCTCTACGCCCACGACTTCCGGATCTTCGGTGGGGCGCTGGGTGAGGCGCACGCGCAGAAGATCCACAAGATCATGGACATGGCGATCACGGCCGGTGCTCCGCTGGTCTCGCTGAACGACGGCGCCGGCGCCCGGATCCAGGAGGGCGTCACCGCGCTGGCCGGCTACGGCGGCATCTTCCAGCGCAACACCCGCGCCTCGGGCGTCATCCCGCAGATCTCCGTGATGCTCGGCCCCTGCGCCGGCGGCGCCGCCTACAGCCCCGCGCTGACCGACTTCGTCTTCATGGTCCGCGAGACCTCGCAGATGTTCATCACGGGCCCCGACGTGGTCCAGGCCGTCACCGGCGAGAAGATCAGCCAGAACGGGCTCGGCGGCGCCGACGTCCACTCCGCGGTCTCCGGCGTGTCGCACTTCGCCTACGACGACGAGCAGTCCTGCATCGAGGAGGTCCGCTACCTCCTGTCGCTGCTGCCGCAGAACAACCGCGAGATGCCCCCCGCCACCGCGAACGAGGACCCGGTGGAACGGCGCAACGACGTCCTGCTCGACCTCGTGCCCGCCGACGGCAACCGGCCCTACGACATGCGCAAGGTGATCGAGGAGATCGTCGACCACGGCGAGTACCTGGAGATCCACGAGCGGTGGGCCACCAACGTGATCGTGGCACTGGCCCGGATCGACGGCCACGTCACCGGCATCATCGCCAACCAGCCGCAGTCACTGGCCGGCGTCCTCGACATCAACGCCTCCGAGAAGGCCGCCCGCTTCGTCCAGATGTGCGACGCGTTCAACATCCCACTGGTCACCATGCTCGACGTCCCCGGCTTCCTGCCCGGCGTCGACCAGGAGCACGACGGCATCATCCGCCACGGCGCCAAACTGCTCTACGCCTACTGCAACGCCACCGTGCCCCGGATCCAGCTGATCCTGCGCAAGGCCTACGGCGGCGCCTACATCGTGATGGACTCCCGCTCGATCGGCTCGGACCTGTCCTACGTCTGGCCGACCAACGAGATCGCCGTGATGGGAGCCGAGGGCGCGGCCAACGTGATCTTCCGACGCGACATCAACGGGGCCGAGGACCCCGAGGCGATGCGCGCACAGAAGATCAAGGAGTACAAGAACGAGCTGATGCACCCGTACTACGCCGCCGAACGCGGCCTGGTCGACGACGTCATCGACCCCGCCGAGACCCGCGGCGTGCTCGCCTCCGCACTCGCCATGCTCCGCACCAAGCACGCCGACCTGCCCAGCCGCAAGCACGGCAACCCGCCGATGTGACGCACAGTCATCACCGTCCCATGCGGAGAGGTCTAAACCATGCAATTTCGCACCGAGCCACTGCTCCGGGTCACCCGCGGCTCGCTCACCGACGAGGAACTCGCCGCCCTCACCGCCGTCCTGCTGGCCCGCGCCGCGGCGTCGCAGCAGGCCAGCACCCTCGCCCCGGTCGAGCCGATCGCCCGTTGGCGCCGCCTGGAGCGTCACCCGGCGTACTCCTCACCCGTCAGCTGGCGACAGGCGGCGTGACGAAAGCTACTGTCAATTTCTCATTTTGGCTGGTTACAGAGTCGCAACTGGCAGCCATACTGTGAAGCTATGCAAGACAATACGGGGATCAAGTTGACACTCGGTGACTTTCTGAAGGCCAAGCGGGCCGCCACACCACCCGAGTCGGTCGGTCTGCCGCTACTCGGCCGTCCGCGCAGGGTGCCGGGGCTGCGCCGCGAGGAGCTCGCGCAGCTCGCCGGAGTCAGTGTCGACTACTACATCCGCCTGGAGCAGGGCCGGATGACGCATGCTTCAACGACCGTGCTCAACGCGCTGGCCCAGGCGCTCCGGCTCAGCGAGCACGAGCGCTCCTACCTCTTCTCGCTGGCCGGGGCAGCGGAACCACGAGCGGTGCGGTCCAGCTCCCAAGCCGTCGACGCCCAGACACAGCGGCTGCTCGACAGCCTGGTGGACACACCCGCCATCGTGCTCGGCCGGCGACTGGACGTACTGGCCTGGAACGCGCTCGGCACCGCACTCTTCATCGACTTCGCGGCGCTGCGCCCGGAGGATCGCAACTTCGCCCGGCTGATCTTCCTCGAACCACGGTTCCGGGAGCTCTACATGGACTGGGAGGAGATCGCGAGCGGATTCGTCGCCATGCTGCGGATGGATGCCGCCCGCTACTCCGACGACCCGCAACTCGTCTCACTCATCGGCGAACTGGCGATCCATGACGCCGACTTCCGGCGCTGGTGGGCCAACCACAAGGTGGAGGCCATCACCTCGGGGCGCAAGCGGATCAACCATCCGATCGCCGGACCGCTGCACCTGGACTGGCAGGCCCTGCAGGTCGCCTCGAACCCCGATCAGACCGTGGTGATCCACACCGCGGTGCCCGACTCGCCGACCCTCGAAGCCTTCCAGTTCCTCACCGCCTGGGCCGATCGCCACGCGACGCTGACGCAGCAGCCGGACCCCGAACTGCGCCTGCCCTCCTCCACCACCTGAGCCCCAGGCCTGGTCGCCCGCCGGCGGCAGCGCGACCAGGCCTGCGCCAACCGGTACTAGCCGCGGGCGTCGCGGGCCAGGGCGGCTACGCGTTCCACGGTGGGCTCGGCGAGGATCTTCGGCAGCTCGGCCATGAAGGCAGCCTCCTGGGCCGGGGTCAGCACCTCGCGGCAGACGGCCGCGAGCATGCTGAGCAGCGACACGGAGTCCCCGCCGAGGTGGTGGAAGTCGGACTGGGCCTCCAGCCGGGAACGCTCCGCGCCCAGGGTGCGGGCCCAGATGTCGGCCACCGCCTCCTCGATCGGGTCCATCGGGGTGAGCGGCGCGGTGCCGGTGGGCGCGGCGCTGGGCGACTCGTCGGCGAACGGGTCGGGCAGGGCCTTCGTGTCGACCTTGCCGCTCACCGTGTAGGGCAGCTCCGCCACCATCATGATGGCGGCGGGGACCATGTACGAGGGCAGCACCGCGGCCAGGTGCTCGGTCAACTCCTCCGACGTGACAGCGGAGTTGGTCAGGGCGTAGCCGTACAGGGCCTTGCCCGACTGCCCGGCCCGGCTGCGGGCGACCACCACGGCCCGGTCCACGGCCCGGTGCTCCTCCAGGGCCTGGGCCACCTCGGCCGGCTCCACCCGGTGACCGCGCACCTTGACCTGGTCGTCGATCCGCCCCACGCACTCGATCTCGCCCGACGGCAGGACCCGGGCCAGGTCGCCGGTGCGGTAGACGCGGCTGCCGTCGGCCAGGTGGACGAAGCGCTCGCGGTTGAGCTCGGGGCGGCCGAGGTAGCCGCGAGCGAGCTGCACGCCGCCCAGGTACATCTCGCCGGTCTCACCGGGGGCCACGAACCGGCCGTCCGCGTCGAGCAGGTGCACCGTGGTGTTGTCCGCGGGCAGCCCGATCGGCACCACGGCGCTGCCGCCGTCCAGTTCGGCATCGAAGGTGTGCGCGGTGCACCCGATGGTGGCCTCGGTCGGCCCGTACTCGTTGATGATCCGGCAGTCCGGTCCGAACATCTGCTGGGCTCGGGCGGCGACCTCCACCCGCAGCTGCTCGCCGATCACGAGCACCGTGCGGTACCCGGTGGGTGACAGGTCGAGCTGTCCGATCAGGTCCAGGTGGGAGGGGGTCAGGTTGAGCGCGTTGGCGCCCGACTCCTCCAGGAGTCGGCGCAGCGAGAGGTGGTTGGGGTCCTCCGGCATCAGGATCACCTGGCCGCCCGCCAGCAGCGGCAG
It includes:
- a CDS encoding acyl-CoA carboxylase subunit beta gives rise to the protein MTVLDQAERDARGRVVELHELRAAVRRGPSEKATEAQHAKGKLTARERIELLLDEGSFHEVEALRRHRATGFGLEAKKPHTDGVITGWGTVHGRTVFLYAHDFRIFGGALGEAHAQKIHKIMDMAITAGAPLVSLNDGAGARIQEGVTALAGYGGIFQRNTRASGVIPQISVMLGPCAGGAAYSPALTDFVFMVRETSQMFITGPDVVQAVTGEKISQNGLGGADVHSAVSGVSHFAYDDEQSCIEEVRYLLSLLPQNNREMPPATANEDPVERRNDVLLDLVPADGNRPYDMRKVIEEIVDHGEYLEIHERWATNVIVALARIDGHVTGIIANQPQSLAGVLDINASEKAARFVQMCDAFNIPLVTMLDVPGFLPGVDQEHDGIIRHGAKLLYAYCNATVPRIQLILRKAYGGAYIVMDSRSIGSDLSYVWPTNEIAVMGAEGAANVIFRRDINGAEDPEAMRAQKIKEYKNELMHPYYAAERGLVDDVIDPAETRGVLASALAMLRTKHADLPSRKHGNPPM
- a CDS encoding beta-ketoacyl-[acyl-carrier-protein] synthase family protein, with protein sequence MALGGSGSDVAITGLGLVTPAGIGIRENWDRITSGISCATVDETLRGLPGEISCRVPGFDADALIGGFAAWQLERFVQLAIVATRQAVADAGLDPHSWDGARVGVVLGNSLGGAEAFERQHQALLKSGPTKVSPLLIPMYMVNMAAGYVAIDCGAKGPSLVTATACASGTTAVGTARELLRSGACDVVLAGGSESALTPVVLAGLGKMGALSKRQDDPLAASRPFDAARDGFVPAEGAGVLVLERASDARARGARIHAVVRGYGAATDAHHATAPEPEGRGIEQALRAALLDAGVSATEVDHVNAHGTSTPLNDVTEGRMLSRVLGSRPAVTSTKGAIGHTLAAAGAIEAAYAALTLQHGLVPPTANLREQDPGIDLDIVRGQARRTRVEVAVSTSLGFGGHNAALVLTAT
- the fabG gene encoding 3-oxoacyl-ACP reductase FabG, whose translation is MSRSVFITGGNRGIGLATAKAFAAAGDRVAVGTRSAEAPQGLLGIRCDVTVPGDPERAIGEAVAAHGPIEVVVANAGITLDTPMLRMSDTQFDTVLRTNLTGAFATAKAAARSMLPTRKGRIVLVSSALGFLGSPGQTNYAAAKAGLLGLARSLVWELGDRDITVNVVAPGIIETDMTAPLSEKRLANLMQMTPLGRLGTADEVVAAIRFLASDEASYITGAVLPVGGGIGMGL
- a CDS encoding acetoacetate--CoA ligase, with product MATQRGVVVHADPIDSTATGELLWTPPAQLPADSTLRGYLDWLPQRFRGTDITGSYQELYRWSVDHLEDFWASVWEYFEVAGSRPDPEVLPTRVMPGAQWFPGSRLNWARHLLRKADEGRPALISVTEGGAPVELSWAQLRRQVGAFAASLRDLGVRPGDRVVGYLPNIPQAVVALLACASIGAVWSACGPEFGAAGALDRFGQLEPVVLIAADGFPNAGRWTDRRSTVAQLRDSLPTLRHTVHVRYLPTGDQAPAATAGKQDRERDREHDWEVLASGESELDFVDLPFDHPLWVLYSSGTTGRPKGLVHSHGGILLEQLKTSGLQLDLKAGDRFLWHTSTSWMMWNYLLAALLQGAVPVLYDGSPGYPRIGALWQLVDDCRITHLGVSPSYLMACRKVGLVPREAYRLTSLRMLGCTGAPLPASGYRWVYEEVKADLWLNSTSGGTDVCTAFVAGSPLLPVHSGELQARALGCRVEAYDDQGRSVTGTVGDLMLTAPMPSMPVYFWDDRDGQRYREAYFEQYPRTWRHGDWCTITERGSVLIHGRSDSTLNKGGVRMGSADIHDVVERLPEVADSLVVGVELPDGGYWMPLFVKLAEGAELTPALRKRVGTALREALTPRHVPDEVVEVPGVPRTKTGKRLEVPVKRLFLGTPLESAVNLATVDQPELIHWFDDFARARLAGNSEQTEGV
- a CDS encoding HAD family hydrolase, whose amino-acid sequence is MSKLQKIRLVALDSDGVLLNDTYSPVIERFVTKHGGQYTAAVERGVWGSPQLAAGQNMALACKLPWSGKETIDAFFEERAEYLKENPVQVTEGAEQLLATLRETDVRVVCYGGRNREYSFDTFLGGLAEYFDKETPYVDVNDFRPGTKEIIKQFGYQPAEVLFVDDINRVAEVTKALGAGFLGVPASLPHNFQRQEMVETGVRYTVDDIRDINLDLLAKLDEELAAGTLWDGRK
- a CDS encoding FAD-binding oxidoreductase codes for the protein MANLNRRRMMLGAASLAGGATLATTIGGRASADALPSNAVGTVDGAGVNSMFPAVTVQPSDARYGQLVLGNNQRWQAQPDSVRLVSTASQALQVVQEAVSNGKRITVRGGGHCYEDFVSNSDVKIILDMSRMSEIYWDPAMMAYAVESGALLLDVYEKLFKVWGVTIPAGYCYSVGVGGHIAGGGYGLLGRRNGLTVDYLYAVEVVTVDATGTAKLVVATRDPNDPNRELWWAHTGGGGGSFGVVTRYWFRSPTSTPPTSATDPTTLLPAPPAQVLLSTVVLPWSSLTQADFTTLVRNYTAWYAANSAPNSPYTALGSYLILNSSASGAVTILAQVDATVSGAQQLLSSFLSAVTAGVAATPSPIPAPRTLPWLRATRMLGTSSPVLTNPTLRGDHKSAYYAAQIPDAQIATLYKYLTLSSYSNPNANVVLQPYGGQIGAAASGDTAMPHRSAILILLMQAFWTDAVDDPTHVGWVRAFYSELYGATGGVPVPNGVTDGCYINYPDSDLNDPGYNTSRVPWYTLYWKDNYPRLQLAKAAWDPTNVFHHTQSIRLPS
- a CDS encoding helix-turn-helix domain-containing protein, with the protein product MQDNTGIKLTLGDFLKAKRAATPPESVGLPLLGRPRRVPGLRREELAQLAGVSVDYYIRLEQGRMTHASTTVLNALAQALRLSEHERSYLFSLAGAAEPRAVRSSSQAVDAQTQRLLDSLVDTPAIVLGRRLDVLAWNALGTALFIDFAALRPEDRNFARLIFLEPRFRELYMDWEEIASGFVAMLRMDAARYSDDPQLVSLIGELAIHDADFRRWWANHKVEAITSGRKRINHPIAGPLHLDWQALQVASNPDQTVVIHTAVPDSPTLEAFQFLTAWADRHATLTQQPDPELRLPSSTT
- a CDS encoding acyl-CoA carboxylase epsilon subunit codes for the protein MQFRTEPLLRVTRGSLTDEELAALTAVLLARAAASQQASTLAPVEPIARWRRLERHPAYSSPVSWRQAA